The Arachis hypogaea cultivar Tifrunner chromosome 16, arahy.Tifrunner.gnm2.J5K5, whole genome shotgun sequence genome contains a region encoding:
- the LOC140180126 gene encoding uncharacterized protein, protein MYQDLKKMFWWPGMKKDIATYVSKCLTCQKIKVEHQKPPGTLQPLEILQWKWEEITMDFVTGLPRTSAGHDTIWGNWDKYLPLIEFAYNNSYQQSIGMAPYEALYGRKCQSPLCWYDKEEGRILGPDLVQETTERIKHIREKIQNAQSRALRTKKLNPRYLGPFQILKRVGPVAYQVALPPYLSNLHDVFHVSQLKKYNPDESHVLQPETVQLRPDLTYQTLPVRIVERSDKQLRDKTVSLVKVAWGQTGTEEYTWELEDKMRTDYPFLFSGN, encoded by the exons ATGTACCAAGATctgaagaagatgttctggtggccaggaatgAAGAAAGATATAGCAACGTATGTTTCAAAGTGTCTCACTTGCCAGAAGATTAAAGTGGAACATCAAAAACCACCTGGAACCCTGCAACCATTGGAAATACTGCAATGGAAATGGGAAGAGATTACGATGGATTTTGTTACTGGGTTACCAAGAACCTCTGCCGGGCATGATACAATTTGG GGTAACTGGGACAAATACTTGCCATTGATTGAGTTTGCTTATAACAACAGTTATCAACAGAGTATCGGAATGGCACCATATGAGGCCCTCTATGGAAGAAAGTGTCAATCACCATTATGCTGGTATGACAAGGAGGAAGGCAGGATTTTGGGGCCAGACTTGGTACAAGAAACTACCGAACGGATTAAGCACATTCGAGAGAAGATTCAAAATGCCCAAA gtagagctctTAGGACTAAGAAATTGAATCCACGATACTTAGGTCCTTTTCAAattcttaaaagagtcggtccagTAGCATACCAAGTAGCTCTCCCTCCTTAtttgtcaaaccttcatgatgtttttcatgtttcACAACTCAAAAAGTATAATCCCGACGAAAGCcacgttttacaaccagagacagtacaaCTGCGACCCGACTTGACATATCAAACCCTACCAGTCAGAATTGTGGAACGAAGTGACAAACAGCTTAGAGACAAGACAGTATCATTGGTTAAGGTAGCATGGGGACAAACTGGAACTGAAGAGTACACATGGGAgctggaagataagatgagaacAGACTACCCGTTTCTCTTTTCAGGTAattga